The Streptomyces cynarae genome contains a region encoding:
- a CDS encoding Rossmann-fold NAD(P)-binding domain-containing protein: MSRAGQVGRTADIVADAAVHILSRPSRDCTGNTSIYADVLRCIGMTDIAKYGVGRALEYDLFVGSVGCSTAGPKAGPADGRSP, translated from the coding sequence ATGTCCCGCGCCGGGCAAGTTGGACGCACCGCGGACATCGTCGCCGACGCGGCGGTACACATCCTCAGCCGACCGTCACGGGACTGCACCGGCAACACGTCCATCTACGCCGACGTTTTGCGTTGCATCGGTATGACCGACATCGCGAAGTACGGCGTCGGTCGCGCGCTCGAGTACGACCTCTTCGTCGGCTCCGTCGGGTGCAGCACCGCCGGACCCAAAGCTGGGCCGGCAGACGGCCGCAGCCCCTGA
- a CDS encoding DUF427 domain-containing protein — protein sequence MGLSWQQGPLSAGAIGHFLTPQPLPERLLFAERLRRRMRVKFNDTWIADSENVILLHEPGRYPVAYFPREDIDEQALVASGKTTRHKDFGDTAWYAVRAGERTAERAAWDFTALPGHATVLQGRIAFAWRAMDAFYEEDERILGHAADPYHRIDIRNTSRTLEVRVGDTVIARSEHPIVLYESGFGPRWYVPRADIDETQLRPVEGQTFCPYKGLCDYYDIGDAHRAAWSYRNAYTEVGRINDMVSFEPDQVEVYLDGKRLELEPGQKVISHGIDRGLDVDEVRAR from the coding sequence ATGGGACTGTCCTGGCAGCAGGGCCCCCTCTCCGCCGGCGCGATCGGACACTTCCTCACTCCCCAGCCCCTGCCCGAGCGCTTGCTGTTCGCCGAGCGGCTGCGTCGCCGCATGCGCGTGAAGTTCAACGACACGTGGATCGCCGACAGCGAGAACGTCATCCTGCTGCACGAACCGGGCCGCTACCCGGTCGCCTATTTCCCCCGCGAGGACATCGATGAGCAGGCCCTGGTCGCGAGCGGAAAGACCACCCGCCACAAGGATTTCGGAGACACCGCCTGGTACGCGGTGCGCGCGGGCGAGCGCACCGCAGAACGCGCGGCCTGGGACTTCACCGCGCTGCCCGGTCACGCCACCGTACTCCAGGGCCGTATCGCTTTCGCGTGGCGGGCGATGGACGCCTTCTACGAGGAGGACGAACGCATCCTGGGTCACGCTGCGGACCCGTACCACCGCATCGACATCCGCAACACCTCGCGCACCTTGGAGGTCCGCGTCGGCGACACCGTGATCGCCCGGTCCGAACACCCCATCGTGCTCTACGAATCAGGCTTCGGCCCGCGCTGGTACGTCCCGCGCGCCGACATCGACGAGACCCAGCTGCGACCCGTCGAAGGACAGACCTTCTGCCCCTACAAGGGCCTGTGCGACTACTACGACATCGGCGACGCCCACCGCGCCGCCTGGTCCTACCGCAACGCCTACACCGAGGTTGGACGCATCAACGACATGGTCTCCTTCGAGCCCGACCAGGTCGAGGTCTACCTCGACGGCAAGCGTCTCGAACTCGAGCCCGGGCAGAAGGTCATCTCCCACGGCATCGACCGTGGTCTGGACGTCGACGAGGTCAGGGCGCGGTGA
- a CDS encoding CGNR zinc finger domain-containing protein produces MVSDRERQDALLELLNSTPVVNGVVQDQLADLETARSWQQARGGSGTAQEQEHLVQARDALQEVVRGNQPVTSLEPLLKDVTSHPRLSPAGVSWELQTPKDRRLAVEAVLTWGALQETMPGRLRPCANPECRRFLLDRSKTNKGRWCSMALCGNRMKARRHYQRTRDAAAE; encoded by the coding sequence ATGGTGAGCGATCGAGAACGGCAGGACGCACTTCTGGAGCTCCTCAACAGCACGCCGGTGGTCAATGGCGTCGTCCAGGACCAGCTGGCGGATCTGGAAACGGCCAGGTCATGGCAGCAGGCCCGCGGCGGCAGCGGCACCGCACAGGAGCAGGAGCACCTCGTGCAGGCCCGTGATGCCCTGCAAGAGGTGGTCCGCGGGAACCAGCCGGTCACCTCGCTGGAGCCGCTCCTGAAGGACGTCACTTCCCACCCCCGCCTCTCCCCCGCGGGCGTGTCCTGGGAGCTCCAGACCCCCAAAGATCGCCGGCTGGCGGTTGAAGCGGTGCTGACCTGGGGCGCACTGCAGGAGACGATGCCCGGCAGACTGCGGCCCTGCGCCAATCCCGAGTGCCGGCGATTTCTCCTGGACCGCAGCAAGACCAACAAGGGCCGCTGGTGCTCGATGGCCCTGTGCGGCAACCGCATGAAGGCCAGGCGCCACTACCAGCGCACCCGGGATGCAGCCGCCGAATAA
- a CDS encoding TMEM175 family protein, translating to MTEPLDGPVKPTPFGVERNPARVAAFSDGVVAIAVTLLVLEIRPPHDTGHLLRGLVTLWPSYLAYSVTFMLIGQVWVNHHVMFDHIRSADRVVLFLNTVLLMDIAFLPFAASVLADAFHDGRGQRVAVVLHGAAFEFAAVLFNVIWWYARRDRRLLAVTIDSAGVRAISRRFRLALVWLGAGTLLGALIPVLGMAVIAAFIPYYWLPIEGEIERAKRRADRGRQA from the coding sequence ATGACAGAGCCTCTTGATGGACCGGTGAAGCCAACGCCTTTCGGGGTGGAGCGCAATCCTGCCAGAGTGGCCGCGTTCAGTGACGGTGTTGTTGCCATCGCCGTGACGCTGCTTGTTCTGGAAATTCGTCCGCCGCACGACACGGGTCATCTCTTGCGTGGTCTCGTGACGCTCTGGCCGTCTTATCTGGCATACAGTGTCACCTTTATGTTGATCGGTCAGGTGTGGGTGAACCATCACGTCATGTTCGACCACATCCGCAGTGCCGACCGGGTGGTGCTGTTTCTCAATACTGTGCTGTTGATGGACATTGCGTTCTTGCCGTTCGCCGCTTCTGTGCTGGCCGATGCGTTCCATGACGGGCGTGGCCAGCGCGTTGCGGTCGTCTTGCATGGTGCCGCATTTGAGTTCGCGGCCGTTCTGTTCAACGTGATCTGGTGGTATGCCCGCCGTGATCGTCGGCTGCTCGCTGTCACCATCGATTCCGCTGGAGTGAGGGCTATCAGCCGGCGCTTCCGGTTGGCCCTTGTCTGGCTCGGTGCCGGAACGCTGCTCGGCGCCTTGATTCCCGTGCTGGGCATGGCTGTGATCGCCGCGTTCATCCCCTATTACTGGCTGCCCATCGAGGGCGAAATCGAAAGGGCAAAGCGTCGTGCCGACCGTGGTCGTCAGGCGTGA
- a CDS encoding alpha/beta fold hydrolase: MAPAVHHRTTTVNGLEVFYREAGDPKAPVVLLLHGFPTSSHMFRHLIPALADRYHVIAPDHIGFGLSAMPTLQDFPYTFEALTEVTSGLLQQLSVDRFAMYVQDYGAPIGWRLALQAPDRITAIITQNGNAYEEGFVKPFWDGVFAYAKAPGPDTEAPMRGALSPEITRWQYVNGVADPSLVSPDNWVHDQALLDRPGNDEIQLKLFRDYPTNVDLYPQVHQYFRDSRVPLLAVWGANDEIFGPAGAKAFRQDLPEAEIHLLESGHFALESHLETIIEHIRDFLARVLA, translated from the coding sequence ATGGCTCCCGCAGTCCACCACCGCACCACCACCGTCAACGGCCTCGAGGTCTTCTACCGGGAGGCCGGCGACCCTAAGGCGCCCGTCGTGCTCCTCCTGCACGGCTTCCCCACCAGCTCGCACATGTTCCGCCACCTGATCCCGGCGCTCGCCGACCGCTACCACGTCATCGCGCCCGACCACATCGGCTTCGGCCTGTCCGCGATGCCCACCCTGCAGGACTTCCCCTACACCTTCGAGGCCCTCACCGAGGTCACCTCCGGCCTGCTGCAGCAGCTGAGCGTCGACCGGTTCGCGATGTACGTGCAGGACTACGGCGCCCCCATCGGCTGGCGTCTCGCCCTCCAGGCGCCGGACCGCATCACCGCGATCATTACCCAGAACGGCAACGCGTACGAAGAGGGCTTCGTCAAGCCCTTCTGGGACGGCGTCTTCGCCTATGCCAAGGCCCCGGGACCAGACACCGAAGCCCCGATGAGGGGCGCCCTCAGCCCCGAGATCACGCGCTGGCAGTACGTGAACGGTGTCGCCGACCCGAGCCTGGTCAGCCCCGACAACTGGGTCCACGACCAAGCGCTGCTCGACCGGCCCGGCAACGACGAGATCCAGCTCAAGCTCTTCCGCGACTACCCCACCAACGTGGACCTCTACCCGCAGGTCCACCAGTACTTCCGCGACTCCCGGGTCCCGCTGCTGGCGGTCTGGGGCGCCAATGATGAGATCTTCGGCCCCGCGGGCGCGAAGGCGTTCCGCCAGGACCTGCCCGAAGCCGAGATCCACCTGCTCGAGTCCGGGCACTTCGCCCTGGAAAGCCACCTCGAGACCATCATCGAACACATCCGCGACTTCCTCGCCCGCGTCCTCGCCTGA
- a CDS encoding VOC family protein: MEYQFEVVILPVSDVDRSLTFYKEQLGFHLDVDYGPRPDFRVVQLTPPGSACSVQIGVGITDAQPGSVKGLYLVVADLQAACAELAGRGVDVGEIRHKAPVETWQGGFEPGVDPERRDYASFAEFTDPDGNVWMLQERGFRSA, encoded by the coding sequence ATGGAGTACCAGTTCGAGGTTGTCATTCTGCCGGTGAGTGATGTCGACCGTTCATTGACCTTCTACAAAGAGCAGCTCGGTTTCCATCTCGACGTGGACTACGGACCCAGGCCCGATTTCCGAGTCGTGCAGCTGACGCCTCCTGGCTCCGCCTGCTCAGTGCAGATCGGCGTGGGCATCACCGATGCGCAGCCTGGTTCGGTGAAGGGCCTGTACCTGGTGGTTGCCGATCTCCAGGCTGCGTGCGCCGAGTTGGCGGGCCGGGGCGTCGACGTGGGGGAGATCCGTCACAAGGCGCCAGTCGAGACGTGGCAGGGAGGCTTTGAGCCCGGCGTCGACCCGGAGCGGCGGGACTATGCCAGCTTCGCGGAGTTCACCGACCCCGACGGCAACGTGTGGATGCTGCAGGAACGCGGTTTTCGTTCCGCGTGA
- a CDS encoding helix-turn-helix transcriptional regulator translates to MDDRSDHRAQIRDFLASRRAKITPEQAGLPTSGRRRVPGLRREEVAVLAGVSTEWYTRLEKGHISGVSEDVLTAVANALQLDEDERTYLFDLARAARPAPRAPSRRRDVEVPPRIQWLLGSITMSAAFVRNGRLDVIAHNALARALHAPMFDSRTTDKRGRPNFARYHFLDPGSQDFFVDWDAGAAVTVALLRAEAGREPHDRALRELIGELSTLSADFRTMWAAHDVRIRHEGIKRLQHPEVGLLELTYQSLGLPVSHRTVHDLSLYTAEPGSTSEERLKLLASLAATPVQAEPTDRLH, encoded by the coding sequence ATGGACGACCGAAGCGATCACCGTGCGCAGATCCGGGACTTTCTTGCCAGCCGCCGCGCGAAGATCACCCCGGAGCAGGCCGGGCTGCCCACCAGCGGCCGCCGCCGGGTCCCGGGACTGCGGCGTGAGGAGGTCGCCGTGCTGGCCGGGGTGAGCACCGAGTGGTACACCCGGCTGGAGAAGGGCCATATCAGCGGAGTGTCCGAAGACGTGCTGACCGCGGTCGCCAATGCCTTGCAACTGGACGAGGACGAGCGCACCTATCTGTTCGACCTGGCCCGCGCCGCACGGCCCGCACCCCGCGCGCCGTCCCGCCGCAGGGACGTCGAAGTCCCGCCCCGCATCCAGTGGTTGCTCGGCTCCATCACGATGTCCGCCGCCTTCGTACGCAACGGCCGCTTGGACGTCATCGCCCACAACGCGCTCGCCAGGGCCCTGCACGCACCGATGTTCGACAGCCGCACCACCGACAAACGCGGCCGTCCCAACTTCGCCCGCTACCACTTCCTCGACCCTGGCTCACAGGACTTCTTCGTCGACTGGGACGCCGGCGCCGCCGTCACCGTCGCGTTGCTGCGTGCCGAGGCCGGGCGTGAGCCGCATGATCGGGCCCTGCGCGAGCTGATCGGCGAACTGTCCACGCTCAGCGCCGACTTCCGCACCATGTGGGCCGCGCACGACGTCCGTATCCGCCACGAGGGCATCAAGCGGCTGCAGCACCCCGAGGTCGGCCTTCTGGAGCTGACCTACCAGTCTCTCGGCCTGCCCGTGTCTCACCGGACCGTGCACGACCTGAGTCTCTACACCGCCGAACCGGGCAGCACCTCGGAAGAGCGCCTCAAGCTGCTCGCCAGCCTGGCAGCCACTCCCGTCCAGGCGGAGCCCACCGACCGGCTGCACTGA
- a CDS encoding ATP-binding protein translates to MSHLAQRAFSPTPRTVRTARAFAMQALESWGGCRRRDDIRVCLSELAGNAVQHGSPDGRDYLVRLIRHPYCLHLEVHDSTRRAAVRTPVLSWSAEDGRGMHIVRELCDDWGVQTEDADHDGKVVWICFRRPEAAVSRCSCTP, encoded by the coding sequence ATGTCACACCTTGCCCAGCGGGCCTTCAGCCCCACCCCCCGGACAGTGCGCACCGCCCGCGCCTTCGCGATGCAGGCCCTGGAGTCCTGGGGCGGCTGCAGGCGCCGCGACGACATCCGAGTCTGCCTGTCGGAACTCGCAGGCAACGCCGTCCAGCACGGGAGCCCGGATGGTCGTGACTACCTGGTTCGGCTCATCCGCCACCCGTACTGCCTTCACCTGGAAGTCCACGACAGCACTCGCCGCGCCGCCGTCCGCACCCCGGTCCTCTCCTGGAGCGCTGAAGACGGGCGAGGCATGCACATCGTCCGGGAGCTCTGCGACGACTGGGGAGTGCAGACCGAAGACGCCGACCACGACGGCAAGGTCGTCTGGATCTGCTTCCGCCGGCCCGAAGCAGCCGTCTCCCGCTGCTCCTGCACGCCCTGA
- a CDS encoding MOSC and FAD-binding oxidoreductase domain-containing protein, with the protein MATLLSVNVGIPKDVPWQGRTVHTGAWKSPVHGPRMVRRLNIDGDGQGDLAGHGGEMRAVLVYQVQSYQYWQKQLGRDDLAFGIFGENFTVDGLPDDEVCIGDRYRIGEAEFEVSQPRVTCYRVGMRLGEPTMASLLVAHRRPGFYLRVITEGHVQAGNEITLTRKGPEQLSVADIDALLYLPNRDPEKLRKALNIPALSPGWQQSFRELVAAQQPTQEPGWPGERASAQQPREEPGWPGFKTMRVARIVPETPTVSSIYLDTTDGTRLPQPRPGQYLSIRLDVGAAAPAVRSYSLSSAPAAGTYRISVKHEPHGRVSHYLHTSLHPGDLVDVASPRGAFVLKESTDPVLLISAGIGATPVLAMLHQLAATQDPRPVWWIHTAHDRAHHPFADEAHTLLTQLPHAHEHIYYTAEAPDPGQLHITQGRPTATSLAAMGIPANADAYLCGPPAFMDDLSGYLRDHGLSPGHIHTEAFSALPAINPGVTPTAVIRPHQPPGPAGTGPLITFARSGITTPWSPTHATLLDLAEACDIPTRWSCRTGVCHTCITHLVAGDITYTTQPLEPPESGTILICCSEPTTEVVLDL; encoded by the coding sequence ATGGCGACGCTGCTGTCCGTCAACGTAGGGATACCCAAGGACGTCCCCTGGCAGGGAAGGACCGTCCACACAGGAGCGTGGAAGTCCCCCGTGCACGGCCCCCGGATGGTGCGGCGGCTCAACATCGACGGAGACGGCCAAGGGGACCTGGCCGGGCACGGCGGTGAGATGCGGGCCGTCCTCGTCTATCAGGTGCAGTCCTACCAGTACTGGCAAAAGCAGCTCGGTCGCGACGACCTGGCTTTCGGGATCTTCGGGGAGAATTTCACCGTCGACGGACTGCCTGATGACGAAGTGTGTATCGGCGACCGGTACCGCATCGGCGAAGCCGAATTCGAGGTCAGCCAGCCCCGCGTCACGTGCTACCGCGTCGGCATGCGTCTGGGCGAACCCACTATGGCGTCCCTCCTGGTCGCCCACCGCCGCCCCGGCTTCTACCTGCGTGTCATCACCGAGGGACACGTCCAGGCCGGTAACGAGATCACCCTCACCCGAAAGGGTCCCGAACAACTCAGCGTCGCCGACATCGACGCCCTGCTCTACCTTCCCAACCGCGACCCCGAAAAGCTGCGCAAAGCACTCAACATCCCCGCTCTCAGTCCCGGATGGCAGCAATCCTTCCGCGAACTCGTCGCCGCCCAGCAGCCCACACAGGAACCGGGATGGCCGGGCGAACGCGCCAGCGCCCAGCAGCCCAGGGAGGAACCGGGATGGCCGGGCTTCAAGACCATGCGCGTCGCCCGCATCGTCCCCGAGACCCCCACCGTCTCCTCGATCTACCTCGACACCACTGACGGCACACGACTACCGCAGCCCCGCCCGGGCCAGTACCTCTCCATCCGCCTGGACGTCGGCGCAGCCGCCCCCGCCGTGCGCAGCTACTCGCTGTCCTCCGCGCCCGCAGCCGGCACGTATCGCATCAGCGTCAAGCACGAGCCCCACGGCCGGGTCAGCCACTACCTCCACACCAGCCTCCACCCCGGGGACCTCGTGGACGTCGCAAGCCCCCGCGGAGCCTTCGTACTCAAAGAGAGCACCGACCCGGTCCTCCTCATCTCCGCAGGCATCGGCGCCACCCCCGTCCTGGCCATGCTCCACCAACTCGCCGCCACCCAAGACCCACGCCCCGTCTGGTGGATCCACACCGCCCACGACCGCGCCCACCACCCCTTCGCCGACGAGGCCCACACGCTCCTGACACAACTCCCCCACGCCCACGAGCACATCTACTACACAGCCGAAGCCCCGGATCCCGGCCAGCTCCACATCACACAGGGCCGCCCAACCGCCACCTCACTCGCCGCCATGGGCATCCCCGCAAACGCCGACGCCTACCTCTGCGGACCACCGGCCTTCATGGACGATCTCAGCGGCTATCTGCGCGACCACGGCCTCAGTCCCGGCCACATCCACACCGAAGCGTTCAGCGCCCTTCCCGCCATCAACCCCGGCGTCACGCCAACCGCCGTCATCCGGCCGCACCAACCACCCGGCCCCGCCGGCACCGGCCCCCTCATCACCTTTGCCCGCAGCGGCATCACCACCCCCTGGTCACCCACGCATGCCACCCTCCTCGACCTTGCCGAAGCCTGTGACATCCCAACGCGATGGTCCTGCCGCACCGGCGTATGCCACACCTGTATCACCCACCTCGTCGCAGGCGACATCACCTACACCACCCAACCCCTCGAACCCCCAGAATCCGGCACCATCCTCATCTGCTGCAGCGAGCCCACCACCGAAGTCGTCCTCGACCTCTAG
- a CDS encoding TetR/AcrR family transcriptional regulator — protein MQAPDDVSAGSKRCDAARNRARLLEAARHLVDDLGAEQMTMEAVAKEAGVGKGTLFRRFGDRDGLLRALLDEAEAEFHEAYASGPPPLGPGAPAADRLTAFGSTLISRMASDDDLGASLARQLRRRSRNASETGRAFHRHVSTLLREAGVDADHDMLAHAMLAFTTFETADHLRRECDVPTERLQATWAQLVRLVTRPD, from the coding sequence ATGCAGGCACCGGACGATGTCTCCGCCGGCTCGAAGCGATGCGACGCCGCCCGCAATCGTGCCCGGCTGCTGGAGGCCGCCCGGCACCTGGTCGACGACCTGGGCGCGGAACAGATGACCATGGAAGCGGTCGCGAAGGAAGCCGGCGTGGGGAAGGGCACCCTCTTCCGCCGGTTCGGCGACCGGGACGGCCTCCTGCGAGCCCTCCTTGACGAGGCAGAGGCGGAGTTCCACGAGGCGTACGCCTCCGGTCCCCCGCCCCTGGGCCCCGGTGCCCCGGCAGCGGACCGGCTGACGGCCTTCGGCAGCACCCTGATCAGCCGCATGGCCAGTGACGACGATCTCGGTGCGTCACTCGCGCGTCAGCTCCGACGACGCAGCCGCAATGCGTCCGAGACGGGCCGGGCTTTCCACCGTCACGTCTCGACCCTTCTGCGGGAAGCGGGAGTCGACGCCGACCACGACATGCTGGCCCACGCCATGCTCGCTTTCACGACCTTCGAGACGGCGGACCACCTGCGCCGTGAGTGCGACGTTCCCACCGAGCGGCTCCAGGCCACCTGGGCGCAACTGGTACGCCTGGTGACCCGACCGGACTGA
- a CDS encoding cytochrome P450, translated as MARQEDDSYVISTHREITDVLNDPHLSSDLRNLSRPMPPAEEGVTSSFIHMDSPEHDRLRRMAMRHFGPPHTPGLVTGLEGFLTATVGSLIDDLAGKEQIDVVDDFALPFPVTVTCHLLGVPGEDEPRFHLWVNDIMNSIDYNPETDPKEKLDKGIQARKDLRQRLGELVEQRHGRPGDDLLSRLANDDGPDGRMADAEIVATARLLLIAGHETIVNLITNGMLTLLRHPQVLQRLRHEPDLVVPLVEELLRYEPPVHIIPWRAAYSDITVADTVIPKGSQIMLMLASGSRDPKRFHDPDRFDPDRRDNQHLGFGSGVHLCFGGPLARRETQIALTELVRRLDRPRLVADPPPYRPSPVLRGPIHLDIEQGDR; from the coding sequence GTGGCCCGGCAGGAGGACGACAGCTACGTCATCAGTACCCATCGCGAGATCACGGACGTGCTGAATGACCCGCATCTGAGTTCCGACCTGCGCAATCTGTCGCGTCCGATGCCCCCAGCCGAGGAAGGGGTCACGTCGTCGTTCATCCACATGGACTCGCCCGAGCACGATCGCCTGCGGCGTATGGCGATGCGTCACTTCGGCCCCCCGCACACCCCTGGACTGGTGACCGGACTTGAAGGCTTCCTGACCGCCACCGTCGGCAGCCTGATCGACGATTTGGCGGGCAAGGAGCAGATCGACGTCGTCGACGACTTTGCCCTTCCATTCCCCGTAACCGTGACCTGTCACTTGCTCGGCGTGCCAGGCGAGGACGAGCCGAGGTTCCACCTCTGGGTGAACGACATCATGAACTCGATCGACTACAACCCCGAGACCGACCCGAAGGAGAAACTGGACAAGGGCATACAGGCCCGCAAGGACTTGCGCCAGCGCCTCGGCGAGTTGGTGGAACAGCGCCACGGCCGGCCAGGAGACGACCTGCTGTCACGGCTGGCCAACGACGACGGGCCCGACGGCCGGATGGCCGACGCCGAAATCGTCGCCACCGCCAGACTGCTCCTCATCGCAGGCCATGAGACCATCGTCAACCTCATCACCAACGGCATGCTGACGCTGCTGCGCCACCCGCAGGTGCTACAGCGACTGCGCCACGAACCGGACCTCGTCGTGCCGCTGGTCGAGGAACTGCTGCGCTACGAGCCCCCCGTGCACATCATTCCCTGGCGGGCGGCGTACAGCGACATCACCGTCGCCGACACCGTCATCCCCAAGGGTTCGCAGATCATGCTCATGTTGGCCTCAGGCAGCCGAGATCCGAAGCGCTTCCACGATCCCGACCGCTTCGACCCGGATCGGCGTGACAACCAGCACCTGGGGTTCGGAAGCGGCGTCCACCTGTGCTTCGGCGGTCCGCTGGCCCGGCGGGAAACCCAGATCGCGCTGACCGAGCTGGTGCGCCGGCTCGACCGCCCCAGGCTTGTCGCCGACCCGCCGCCGTACCGGCCCAGCCCCGTTCTTCGGGGTCCCATCCATCTGGACATCGAGCAGGGGGACCGTTGA
- a CDS encoding alpha-L-rhamnosidase C-terminal domain-containing protein has product MNQAPGSIGYHQLLTAPGVVGDLTRASGSYRTPQGLVTSKWQKDGHGRFSLKVTVPPGSTAVVRVPADAHDRITARGSTRPSPQERTDSATTYRVSAGSYTFAVG; this is encoded by the coding sequence ATCAATCAGGCGCCGGGCTCGATCGGTTACCACCAGCTGTTGACAGCTCCCGGGGTGGTCGGGGACCTCACCCGTGCCTCGGGCAGCTACCGCACTCCGCAGGGCCTGGTAACCAGCAAGTGGCAGAAGGACGGCCACGGCCGCTTCAGCCTCAAGGTCACTGTCCCCCCAGGCAGCACCGCCGTGGTCCGCGTGCCTGCGGACGCCCATGACCGCATCACCGCGAGGGGCTCCACCCGACCGTCGCCTCAGGAGCGGACCGATTCCGCGACGACCTACCGCGTCTCTGCGGGCAGCTACACCTTCGCCGTGGGCTGA
- a CDS encoding EthD family reductase, translating into MTATVGPAARQMARFVVLYDTPSDVEAFERHYNDVHVPLAKQYPGLRRYTRSHKPTAVIGTPCYIAVGQCVVAASSAYVWCGVTAP; encoded by the coding sequence ATGACCGCAACCGTGGGCCCGGCCGCCAGGCAGATGGCGCGATTCGTCGTGCTGTACGACACCCCCTCCGACGTCGAGGCGTTCGAACGTCACTACAACGATGTCCACGTTCCGTTGGCGAAACAGTATCCGGGCCTGCGTCGTTACACGCGCAGTCATAAGCCCACAGCAGTGATCGGCACGCCGTGCTACATCGCCGTGGGCCAATGCGTTGTGGCGGCGAGCTCGGCGTACGTGTGGTGCGGTGTCACCGCGCCCTGA
- a CDS encoding NADP-dependent oxidoreductase codes for MRAVRFHEYGGIDVLRVEEVERPVPGPGQVLVEVRAAGIQPGEAHIRTGALHERWPASFPSGQGSDLAGVVVEAGPHVRGFAVGDEVLGFTHRRASHAQFVVVDDVNLVSRPAGLAWEVAGALYVAGTTAYATVFAVDPGPDDTVVVSGAAGGVGSLAVQLARRRGATVIGLASERNHAWLKERGVLPVEYGPGVAERIRQASGGRVDAFIDTFGDGYVALAVELGVQPERINTIRDWQAAAEVGARTYGEGAAACAVVLGELARLAARGQLEVPIARTYPLEQVRDAFLELEQQHTHGKIVLRP; via the coding sequence ATGCGGGCGGTTCGGTTTCACGAGTACGGCGGGATCGATGTGCTGCGGGTGGAGGAGGTGGAGCGGCCGGTGCCCGGTCCAGGGCAGGTGCTGGTCGAGGTCCGCGCAGCGGGGATCCAGCCCGGCGAGGCGCACATCCGCACGGGCGCGTTGCACGAACGCTGGCCGGCGTCGTTTCCCTCCGGGCAGGGCAGTGATCTGGCCGGCGTCGTGGTGGAGGCCGGCCCGCACGTTAGGGGCTTCGCGGTGGGTGATGAGGTTTTGGGCTTCACTCACAGGCGGGCCAGCCATGCGCAGTTCGTCGTTGTCGACGACGTGAATCTGGTCTCCCGTCCAGCGGGGTTGGCCTGGGAGGTGGCCGGGGCGCTGTACGTGGCCGGCACGACCGCCTACGCCACCGTGTTCGCGGTGGACCCCGGCCCGGACGACACGGTCGTCGTCTCCGGTGCGGCGGGCGGAGTCGGGTCGCTTGCCGTGCAGCTCGCGCGGCGGCGTGGCGCCACAGTGATCGGGCTGGCGAGCGAGCGGAACCACGCTTGGTTGAAGGAGCGCGGTGTCCTCCCGGTCGAGTACGGGCCAGGCGTGGCCGAGCGGATCCGTCAGGCGTCCGGCGGCAGGGTCGACGCGTTCATCGACACCTTCGGCGACGGCTACGTGGCACTGGCAGTGGAGTTGGGCGTGCAGCCCGAGCGGATCAACACGATCCGCGACTGGCAGGCCGCGGCCGAGGTCGGCGCGCGGACCTACGGAGAAGGTGCGGCGGCGTGTGCGGTCGTGCTCGGCGAGCTGGCCCGGCTTGCCGCGCGCGGGCAGTTGGAGGTGCCGATCGCCCGCACCTACCCGCTGGAACAGGTGCGAGACGCCTTCCTCGAGCTGGAACAGCAGCACACCCACGGCAAGATCGTGCTCCGGCCCTGA